The following DNA comes from Rhinolophus ferrumequinum isolate MPI-CBG mRhiFer1 chromosome 15 unlocalized genomic scaffold, mRhiFer1_v1.p scaffold_54_arrow_ctg1_1, whole genome shotgun sequence.
GCGcttgttttctctcccttgctctctcctgctccttcctcccaccctggTTGCCCATCTCCCGTGGGACCGGGACCGCTCCCATAGTGCGCGATGATTTTTTTGGTAAGGCCACGGCCCTGATTCTGTATGTGTTTGTCCCGTGTTGGGCTGCCTGTGTCTCCCCGACACCTTCTCATGCTTCGTGAGCTGTCTACTTGGTTCTGTGGTCGGGCAGTGGTGGGATCAGCAGGGCCTTCCGGGgcaggttggggggtggggacctCCGCCAGCCTCCCCAGTAGCCTCCCTCAGAGCAGACCCGTGGAGAGCTGAGCGGGGACAGCCCTAGCGTCTCTGAGCCCCCATAAGCTCAGGGCCGACCAGCCCCTGGATGCGTCCCGGAACCCGTCTGGGGTGAGCCCGGTGCCTGCTGTGTCCCATCGAAGGGGGAGACAGGccccatgtgaggccaagagacGAGAATGGGGACAGGCGGAGCCCTAGCTGAGCACACCGCATGCCTATGGCCTCACGGTTGCGTTTGACCGTGGAGGGAAGTGAATAGGACTCGGGTTTGGGGGCCATCCCAAAGGATTAGATTTGGTGCTTTGGGGGGGTTTCGCGCCATGCCTGCAGAGAGCTGTCTGTGAGGTCTGCTTCGGGGCCGGTTACAGAGGAGCTGGGTCAGCCGCTCTGGGCACTGGCCCCAGGGAGCACTGTCCTTCTCTactttctcttctgccttctgCTGACCCCACTGCCTCAGGTCAGGTCACGCCAGGCCTGCTCCTCGCCCAGGTGGAGGGCTGCGCCTGCCATGGCCCCATCCCATCTCCTCGGCCAGGGGTTCTCTGCCTCTTGTGCTGTTTTCTCTGGTCCTATCACCAAACCTCCAACCTCCATTCCCCTGGGGGGCAGCTCTGAAAGGGATCTGTTTCATGACAGGCCAGGAAACCACAAGGTCGGGGGAAAGAGCCGAGGTGCTGGGAGGGGGACAGATTGAGGGGGCAGCACAGAGACGATTCAGGGTCGGCTCCAGCTGGTGTCGTCTGGGCCCTGCTGGTACACGGACTCCATGTCGGCAGAGAGCTGTGGGGAACCAACCCTGAGGTCCAGAATGTAAGCCCCGGGCTGCTGGGCCATGAAGGCAGTggggacctactgtgtgcccccCAGAGGCCATTCTGGGGCCCCCCGGGGGTGCGCACGCAACAGGTCCATCCCTGGCTGCATTGCGGGGTGGAGAGCCCACCGGCAGGTCTGCTGGGcctccctctgcagcctggcTTCCTCCAGGTCGGGCCTCGTCCTTATCCCCTCCCGCATCAGCCCTCCCAGGGTAGGCTGCCCCCGGGGTTGTCTGTCACTCTGAGGCCGGTGTGGTGGTATCAGCGTCTGGCTGCACCAGGCACAATGCATCGCACGTTTTGTTTCAGGGATGGGCAAGGAAGTGGGGAATCTGCTGCTGGAGAACTCACAGCTTCTAGAAACCAAGTAAGAATGATCTTCTCCAGCGCGCGTTCCTGAGGTAGCTCCCGAGGGTCTCCCCGTGACAACCTTGTCAGCCCAGCATGGGTGGCTGCCCCAGGGACGACCTGGACTCACTAGGCTGAGCCCGCCCCTCCTGGGGGGGGATGGTGTGGTCACTGCCTTTCCCAGGGCATGTAGTCACCACCTTTCACCCCGTTCTGGACCGGATGTGCCTTCTCAGACACATAAGTGCGGGCGGACCCCTCTGGGACCCCATCACCTAATGTAAATGCCGCTTCACGTGGACTCTGGTCCTTCTGCCTTTTCAAAGAAATGCCCTGAACGTGGTGAAGAACGACCTCATCGCCAAAGTGGACCAACTGTCGGGAGAACAGGAGGTGCTGAAGGGGGATTTGGAAGCCGCCAGGCAGGCCAAACTAAGGCTGGAGAGCCGCATCAAGGACCTGGAGGAGGAGCTGAGGAGGCgagcagggctgggggcgggtCTCCcgggaggggaagaggggagtGCGGGGCTCCTAGAGGAGGCGGGGCCATCTGGTGTGGGGGGTGGAGTCAGATCCCCGCCCCGCCCTCCTCTGTGTGTTCCACCGGCATCTCTTCTGCCAGGTATACCCAGGGAGGTCATTCCTTCCCAGAGTGGCTCACTTTGCATGCTCACCTCTCAGCCTCTGGCTCCTCTCTCAGTTGTCACTCATGTTTGACTCCACCCACCCAGCTACTGTGCTCTTGCAGGCCCCGCCCCTTTCCTCTCTGGAATCCCCCAAGAGGGATGGCTGTCCTGTCTTTGGTGCCCTTTCCGTGGTGGCTGAGCTGGGCCTTCCTGCTCTTCTCACACCATTATGTTTATctaggaggagggtggggaggattGAGTGCTGGCTGCCCGCCATACTCCACACTCCGTTCTGCTCCCCAGCCCCTGAACAGCCGAGGTTTGGCCATGCAGCCCAGCTGGGAAGCTCTGGGGTCTCCTCCCAGCAGCCTACGCTTCTCTATAGCTTTCCTCTGCAGATCCTCACCCCATTCTCCCCTGGTGGGAATGGGGAAGTGTGAGAGGAGAGCCTCAGGCAGGTGGCCTTCGTGCCTGGTTTGTGGGAGAGGGAGCCAGACCTGAAGCCGGCGCTCCCATGCCCAGGACTGTAGCTGGCTCTGCCTTCCCAGCAGCACTTGACTGCTGAGGGGAGGTCCTGTCCCTTGGCCGGAGCAGGCAGGACAGTTGTCTAGGCGTCAGGGCATCTGTGAGCAGGGGTGCGGGGCCACCCCTCCGCAGGGCACTGGCAGGGAGGCTCGGGGCCTAGAAACGGAGGGGAAAGCACTGAGCCTGGCTGAGAGGTGGGACCATCTCTGGGCAGGTGCCCAGCAGGCCGGCCCTCAGCCCTGCCTGGCTTCCTTTTGGCCACAGAGTGAAGTCGGAGGCCATCATCGCCCGCCGTGAACCCAAAGAAGAGGGGGAGGATGGAAGCAGCTATCTCTGTACAGAATTGGTATATTCCACTATTAACCTGTGGGGCACGGGATGGGGTGGGTTGGGGGCAGAGTGCGGTGGGCTATGAGGGACGTCCTCATGCCTCTGGCCTCTGAGCCCCCCTCACCCCACATGTATGACAGCATCCCCAGCAGCATGCTCCCCAAACCCGGGATGTGGTGAAATCCAACCAGCCCCGCTCAGCCCCAGGTCCCAGTGGACGCATTTTGCACGGTCACGAGCAGGGTCTCCCCACCTACGCGGTCCAGCTGCCGCCCCGTACGCTCCAAACTGCAGAGcaaggcagaggaaacagtgtCCATCACCACTGTCCCAGACAGAACCGCTTGAGTAGCTGAGGCTCTGTGAGGCCCGCGGACTGTTCGTCTGCCCTCACCTCCCCACCAAGGTGCACGGCATGTTCTGAGGAAGGTCGACCcctctgctgtgtgtgtgggggcggagGGGCGCACGGGCAGGCACAGGTCTTCACCCCAGGTGAACTTTGGACATCACTCACTACTCATTAGCTGTTATTGTCGGGGTCATATGACGCTCGCATCGGGATGCAGCCCCCACAGCAGGCACTCGCGAAACCGTTGCTGTACCTTTTGCCCATCCTGTGCAGCCCTCACTCCAAATACTCTAAGAGAGACACAAAGCTGCAGGTGAATTGTGGAGctcccccaggccccacccacgTGGTGCACGGAGGAGGTGCCTGTTCGGCATCCCTGCCTGCTTGTGTGGGGCCTGGGCTGCATGTGGCAGAGGCCACGTGGGGAGGGTGCAGGCCCTTACTCACCTGGCAGCTCCTCGTGGGCCCCTTGGCCCTGAACCAGCCTGTGGTGGCCTGGGGCACAGCTTCGCAGAGTAGACGTGGTCCTGCCACAGAACCGCCAACAGCAGACCCCTCGCAGATCCCCCAAAACCTCCAGCATCCAGCTTGGACGTGGTGACCCCACGTCCTGCTCACAGGACCTTCCCTAGAACCTCTTCCTGTGGTTCTACCTTAGACCAGTCCTACCTGTTAGTGTTGAGCAGAGGCATTGGGGTTGGCCCAGTGTCCAGGGCCTTGTAGGAAAGTCACTGCTGTGTTCCTCAAGTGTATCCTGTGAATTCCTGGAAAGAAGGTGGCCCTGTCGGCAGGTAGACTCCCATGTCTCCTGTCCCCCTGCCATGCCCTCCCCACCCGTTTGCTTGAGAGTCTCGGGGCATCCACACTTGGATTGGCCCACACCCGTGGCATGACCTGGCCTCCAAGGGCACCAGACTGACCTGCCAGCCGGCCCCTCGCTGGCTGAACAGCAGCACCTGTCCCCTGCAGGACAAGATCCCCATGGCACAGCGCCGCCGCTTCACACGGGTGGAGATGGCCCGCGTGCTCATGGAGCGCAACCAGTACAAGGAGCGGCTGATGGAGCTCCAGGAGGCTGTGCGGTGGACCGAAATGATCAGGTGGGTCCCCAAGCCGCCCGCAGGGTCCCAGAGACTCACTCCCATCTCCACGTGTGAGCCACGGTCGCTGTAAGGAGGTCCCGTTGATGGAATTGAGGCTGACCTCAACCCCACCTCCCTCTCTTCTGGGAGAATTAGAAGGGTGCTGGGCTTCCCTGGTGGGAGCCTGCAGGGAGTCAGGGGAGCTGGGCCTCTGCTGCAGCCCTGACCTGGCAAGGAGATGCCGACTGGGCTAGTGTAGGGCTGGGGCACCTGGGGGCTGGTGTGCCAGGGCCCCTCTGGGAAGCTCTGACTGACTTGCCCAGGATTCCCTCTTCTCTGATGCTCCACTCCAAGTGTGTCCGGTGCGAGGATACCCAGTAAAGGGGGTGAGAGGGGACCCAGCGAGAGTGGGACACAGTTGGATTGGGCAGAGCCGGTCTTGGCCATGGGTGTGATCAGATTGGGCAGTGGGTGGGGCCTAGTGAGGTGGGCGTGGTCAGGCGGGGTGTGAGGGGTGTCAGGCTGGGCAGTGGCCTAGCTGGGCCCCTTCCTTGCCCCTCCCTTATAGAGCATCCCGGGAGCACCCGTCTGTCCAGGAGAAAAAGAAGTCTACCATCTGGCAGTTGTGAGTCGGGGCACTGGGCTGGGAAGAGGGTGAGGAGGCCCATCCCGGGCCCACCCCTCACCTCCTGTGCTCCGCTGGCAGCTTCAGCCGCCTCTTCAGCTCCTCATCCAGCCCCCCTCCAGCCAAGCGGTCCTACCCCTCGGTGAACATTCATTATAAGTCACCCACCACAGCTGGCTTCAGCCAGCGCCGAAGCCACGCCCTGGGCCAGATCTCGGGGGGCAGCCGACCCCTGGAGTTCTTCCCTGACGAGTGAGTGTCCCACCCCTTCCTGCACCTCCCCCTTGGCCAGCACAGGGGGAAGCGGGGCCCAGGGGTGCTGAAGCAGGACCTGCCTCGCCTGGCTGCTCTGGGCCTGTCCTATGGGGTGGGGTCCGTCCCCCCAGTGGAAGGACCCTGGCCGAGGCATCAGGGCTCGTGACCCCTCCAAGCACACATTGTGCACCCCTCCACCCCTGGGGGGAGCATTGGCTGTCCCTCTGAGTTCCCCAGGGTCCCTCCTCTTAGTCCCATGGGGTTTGGCCCTCACTGCTGTCAGCAGCCGGTTCAGGCCCTTCCCCAGGCTGGTCTGCACTCCTGTGCCCCACAAGGATTCTTGGAGCTGACAGGAAGCTGTCCTGCAGGCTTGGGTTTCCTCCTGGGGAATATGTTTCTGTTTGTAACTTTGTGTTTTCCTTCATTGTGAAACCAAGAATTAGGTTCCAGGGTTCCAGGGTACAAGTGGAGAATTCTGTGCCTTGTGTCAGAGATCGTGGAAGTTTCCCTGGGAAGGCCAAGGGGGAGGGAAGGTGCACTGGCCCTTAGTGACGGGGACAGCAGGACGGCCACCTGGACGTGGGCAGGTGCTGGGTGTGGTCTCCAagcccagtgctggggagagcCACCCTCGCATCAGATGAGCATCCAACTGGGGCAGGAGCCAGGAACAGACAGGACAGGTCCAGGAGGGAGAGCTTCCGGGGCCTCGGGCGCTCCCTGCAGGCCGGCCTGTGGGACCTCGGATCACCAAAGACAGTGTACTCTATGGTTCCCCCCGCCCAGCGACTGCACCTCCTCCGCCAGGCGGGAGCAGAAGCGGGAGCAGTACCGCCAGGTGCGCGAGCACGTGCGCAACGACGATGGGCGGCTGCAGGCCTGCGGCTGGAGCCTGCCGGCCAAGTACAAGCAGGTGCTGCAGGGCGCAATGCACGTGCAgggcgtggggtgggggcacagggcGGGTCCACAGCCTGAGCCCCAGTTCTGGAGGGATGGGGAGCTGAACCGCTATCCACGCACCTGAGCCGCCCCAGGCCTCGTGCCCACGGCACCTCTGCCTGTGGTTGCAGCTGAGTCCCAATGGGGGCCAAGAGGACACTCGGATGAAGAACGTGCCTGTCCCCGTGTACTGCCGCCCTCTGGTGGAGAAGGACCCAACCATGAAGGTGAGCCCCGGCCTGACAGGATAGGGGGAGAGGCGGGGAGAGGACCCCACCCAGAAGCCGAGTCCAGGCAGGTTTGGGAATTTGGGGGATGGCCCTGTCACAGGTTGGCAGCCCTCACGCCCCTGTCCTCTCAGCTGTGGTGTGCCGCGGGTGTCAACTTGAGTGGGTGGAAACCAAGCGAGGACCATTCTGGTAATGGAGTCAAGCCGGCACCAGGCTGCGACCCTCTGACCTGCGACGGGGAAGTGGAAGGAGAGGCCAAGAGCAACCACACGTCCCCTGAGAAGAAGAAGGTCAGAGTGGCGGGCGGGGCCAGGGCTGCCTCTCCGTGAAGTATCTGATGGCCGGGCAAAGCCAGTCTGCTGCCGTCTGCATGCTCAGGCTGCGCCCAGTGCCAGAAACAGAGGAGAGCTGGGGACAGTGCCCCAAGACTGGGCTCATGTAaggctccctgcccctccctagGGCAGGCCGGGCCTGAGCTGCCCCTGGTCCTGTAGCCCAGCACCCAGGAGCCAGGAGTTGTGGCAGGCAGGGAAGCTCAGAGGGGCAAACACTCAGCAGGCAGGTCCCCTAGGGGCTTCTCTCTCCTGTACGGACCACGTTTCACTGCCTGTAGCGGAGCAGTGGAAGGGGCTGAGCAAGGAGAGCAGCAGGAAACGCCTCACACTTGCAGTTCAAAGCTTCATTTTATGCCCCGGCTTGATTTGGGGGCCATGACTTAATGGCTCGGAGCCCACAGTCTTCTCCCGTGTAAGTGAGACAGCATGTGCCAGCGATCTAGATACAAAGTGCAGTTCTGAGTGCTCGCCCTCCTGGCTACGGGAAGGATAGCCGTGTAGGGCAAGGCTGGGTCCTAACGACACCCACGCTCGGGCACCGGCCTTGTCCCCCGTGCTCTGACAGGCAAAGGAGCTCCCCGAGACCGATGCCACCTCCAGCCGGGTGTGGATCCTCACCAGCACCCTGACCACCAGCAAAGTGGTCATCATTGATGCCAACCAGCCAGGCACCGTCGTGGACCAGTTCACCGTCTGCAATGCCCACGTCCTGTGCGTCTCTAGCATCCCCGGTGAGTGCTGCCGGGTCTGAGCCGGTGCCCGGGAGGGTGGACGAGGAGGAGGCCTGCAGAGTGGCACCTGCCTCCTGGGACACACTGTGGGCACACGGGAGCCAGTGGGTGCGTGTCCAAGGAGGGGCTCAAAAGGACGCTCACCCGATTCGAAGGGGGGGGGCCTCAGCAGGCAGCCCccatctccttccccaccccatggGCCCTGAGCCCTGAGTGCAGTAGTGACTCCTCAGTGTGGGGTGACGGGGCTGTGACTCCCCACAGCGGCCAGCGACAGCGACTACCCTCCGGGGGAGATCTTCCTGGACAGCGACGTGAATCCCGAGGCCTCTGGTGCAGACGGCGTGCTGGCCGGCATCACCCTGGTGGGCTGTGCCACGCGCTGCAATGTGCCACGGAGCAACTGCTCCTCGCGAGGGGACACCCCAGTGCTGGACAAGGGCCAGGGTGAGTCCCGGGCCGTAGCCTGGGAGCCGCCTTCTCTCTGCCCCCTTGTTCCTCCCCCTGCCCAGCCACGCTCACCCCTCCCTTCCACAGGGGAGGTGGCTGCCGTCGCCAATGGGAAGGTCAACCCATCTCAGTCCACGGAGGAGGCCACGGAGGCCACGGAGGTGCCTGACTCTGGGCCCAGTGAGGCAGAGGCAGCTGGGGTGCGACCCGGGCCCCTCACGGAGCACGTCTTCACCGACCcggcccctgccccgccccccagtACCCAGCCTGGCAGGTGGGCTTTCTCAGATGGGGCAGAGATGGAGGGGAGCGGAGGCTGGCAGAGGTGGGTGGGGACAGGCTTCCATGGAGCCATCATCCTTTCCGCAGTGAGAATGGGCCAGAGGCCGACTCGAGTGGTGTGCAGCCCGAGCCGGAGCCCAGCGGAGACCCTGAGGGGACCAGCAGCAGTGCCGCACCCACCATGTGGCTGGGGGCCCAGAATGGCTGGTAGGGGGGGCCCTGGGGGCAGCGGTGGGGGAGGGCCCCCTGGGTGAGCCCCCTGCCCACCTCGGCCTCCTCCTGCAGGCTGTACGTGCACTCAGCCGTGGCCAACTGGAAGAAGTGTCTGCACTCCATCAAGCTGAAGGACTCCGTGCTGAGCCTGGTGTACGTGACCCCCAGCTGAGGGCCGGGCGTCGGGAAGGACCGAGCACGGCCCAGCCTGAGCCTGGCTCACCACTTTCCCATTGCAGGCACGTGAAAGGACGAGTGCTGGTGGCTCTGGCCGATGGGACTCTGGCCATCTTCCACCGAGGCGAAGGTGAGGCCGGGCAGCAGTGGGCAGGTGGGCGGCACCTGGTGGTCCTGGCGGGGTGGGAACCACCCTCACTGTACGCAGCTGGGGCCCGGGCCAGGCCTGAGCCGGTGTGGTGGGCTCTCTGTAGACGGCCAGTGGGACCTGAGCAACTACCACCTGATGGACCTGGGCCACCCGCACCACTCTATCCGCTGCATGGCCGTTGTGTACGACCGCGTCTGGTGCGGCTACAAGAATAAGGTGCACGTCATCCAGCCCAAGACAATGCAGATCGAGGCGAGTGCTGGCGGCAGGGGCTCCGGGGAGGGAAAGGGCTCCTGCTGCGGGCATGGCTCCCGACACACCTCCTACTAGGTGTCGGGGGCTTCGTGGGGTCAAAGGAAGCGCACTCAGGGAAGTGACTcgtttgtccaaggtcacaggcaAGCAGAGGTTGTGAGTGACACTCACATGTCGCTGGGTTGTGAGGGACAGTCTGTCTGGAGCCCACCTGCTGCCTCACACTGAAATAAGTCAGGTTGACACCTGTGTGGGCTCCACCTACCTACGCTCAGAGGCCCGGGGGTGGGCCCAGGATGTGGGGCGACTTGCTGGCGCTCCCCTAGGAGCCTGGGCCCTTGGGAGCAAATCAGAGCCAAGCGTGGGCTGCGGCGGGTTCCGCCCCGCGCCCCCACCCCGGCTGACGGGCTGCTGTTACCCGCAGAAGTCATTTGACGCCCATCCACGGCGGGAGAGCCAGGTGCGGCAGCTGGCGTGGATCGGCGACGGGGTGTGGGTGTCCATCCGCTTGGACTCCACGCTGCGGCTGTACCACGCCCACACCCACCAGCACCTGCAGGACGTGGACATCGAGCCCTATGTCAGCAAGATGCTGGGTGAGGCTGCGCTGGGCTGAGCCTGGTGGGGCAGGGGGGCCAGCGGGTGGCACTGACCTCGCCCCCCTCGCCCCCAGGCACCGGCAAGCTGGGCTTCTCGTTCGTGCGCATCACCGCCCTGCTCATTGCGGGCAATCGCCTGTGGGTCGGCACCGGTAACGGCGTCGTCATCTCCATCCCACTGACCGAGAGTGAGTGACCCAGGCATCTGCAGAGATGGTGACGGCGGCTGCTAAAGGGCGTGTGGCAGGGTTCCGGGGCGGGCGTGCTCTGCCAGGCCACACTCAGGAGGAGGCCGGGCTGCCCTGGCCGCAGCCATCCTCAACCTGCCTGTCCTATAACcgcttctctcctctcccctctgtgctctgcctctcGCCTCCCTCAGCCGTGGTCCTGCACCGAGGCCAGCTGCTGGGACTCCGAGGTAAGTACAGAGGCCCGCCTCCCGCTCTCAGAAGGAAGCCCCCCGCCAGAGGTGCCTGCCCCAAGGCACGGGCCCCAGGAACGCCCCACCAGCGGGCACTCTCCTACCCTCCACCCTCAAGGTGGGCTCAGCCCTTCCGggtctctctctccccagccaaTAAGACATCCCCCACATCTGGGGAGGGGGCCCGCCCAGGGGGCGTCATCCACGTGTATGGTGATGACAGCAGCGACAAGTCGGCCAGCAGCTTCATCCCCTACTGCTCCAtggcccaggcccagctctgctTCCACGGGCACCGTGACGCCGTCAAGTTCTTTGTCTCGGTGCCAGGTAAGGGGCTGGGTCCTGCAAGGCAGCAGCTGTATCCTCCCTTCAGGGGGCTCTGGCTGCCCTGCTAAGGTCCCTGTACCCGTGACAGGGAATGTGTTGGCCACTCTCAATGGCAGCGTGCTGGACAGCCCATCCGAGAGCCCCGGGCCCGCCGCCGCTGCGTCAGACCCAGAAAGCCAGAAGCTGAAGAACGTGCTGGTTCTGAGCGGCGGGGAGGGCTACATCGACTTCCGCATAGGTGAGTGGGCACTGCCCGTGGGCCCCAGGGGCTCCCAGGGCACAGCAGGGGCCGCCCCTCACAGCCAGCTGCTCTCCCCAGGTGACGGAGAAGATGACGAGTCGGAAGAGAGCGCGGGGGACATGAGCCAGGTGAAGCCCATACTGTCCAAGGCTGAGCGCAGCCACATCATTGTGTGGCAGGTTTCCTACTCCCCCGAGTGAGGCGTGGCCTCCACCGCCCCTGCCTGATGCCACCGTGTACATacaccccgccccacccacctGCCACGGGCTGCCCCCTGCTGTCAGCCCCTTTCTAATCTCTCAACCTGCAGCTTTCACCTTAGGTCCAGCCCAGGGGCCGGCAGGGGGCGGAGAGCTGCAAAGTGGGtctggctgggaggaggggggcgtgggtgggagggaagaacCTCTGGGACACCCTTTTCCCAGCAGCTCCTGGCTGGCCCCCAGCCCAGTCCCAGGGCACTGCAGGGCCAGAATGAGGCAGAGTCCTGGGGTGGGCTGGGCCGGGACAGACCCAAGGTGGCTCCCAGCTGCACCCTGGGCTCCCCGCTCCCATCACTCACTCCCTGGATCCCCAGGGCAGGAAACAGGGACTTCACCTCCAGGTCTCCCCACCTGAGTCCACTTGCCTTTGCCTGCTGTACGCAGGGGTAGGGGGTCCTTAGGGAGCTGGCCCGGCCACTAGACCTTGCCCCCATCCCTGCCACCCCGGGCACTGGCATGAAAGCACGTAACCAGACTCCATGGGGCAGCTGTTTGAGAAGACAAACAGATGCCCTCATCCCGTTCAAACCCTGATCCTCCTGTTTGGCAGGCTCTCACCGGCTCTCACTGACCCatgtcccctccccccttcctggGCAGAAGACCCACCTTGTAGGAGCATACCCTGGAGTCCTGCCCCTCCTGGAAGCCCCTAGGGTGAATTTCTCAGGCTGCCAGGGCAGGCCCAAGCCTCAGGAAGAAAGGGGGGCCCTGGCCTCTCCTGGGGTCAGTCCTAGGATGCAGGCATAGCCTCAGGGTGATGGGGAAGGTGAGCTCCTGGGCCTGCCTGCCAAGCAGTCTCCAAGGAGCCCAGCTCCCAAGACACACTACTAAGTGCCTTGGGCTGGTGGTGTGGCCTGCTCCCTTGAGGGCAACCGACAGGCTAACAACAGAGGCCCGAAGGGCTAAGGATAAGGGCCACCTCCCCCAGCTCTTAGGAGTGTGCGCCCGCCAACTTTGAAGGGCATCGCCCTGGACTGCtgcctccccacctgcccaggctTTAGTCCTGCTCCAAAAGGCACTGATCAGGGCAGCCTCGTGCCCTGCCGTCCACCCACCTCCCACCAGAGAAGCACAGATCTCGGGCAGCCACCCCACAGCCCAGCCAGACACCACTGCAGTCACATGCCGCTGCAGGCTTCTCCCCACCGCCCTGCCACTGTCCACTGTGATGTCCGTCAAGTCCTTTGTCTGTTCCCACGGGGCCATGAATGACTCGGGGGTTAtctggggtgggtgcagctgggAGAAGGGGCTGGGTGACAATTCTCCTCAGGCTTTGGCCCTGCAAGCAAACCCGTGTATCTGCTCTGTATGTAATAAATGTCTTAACATGGTACCCCAAACCAACATGAGTGAGTACAAGGGTTTTCTTCagtttattagaaaaagaaatgctggagCAAGCTCAGTGCCAGGGTTGGTGCCCTGGTACATTTCCAGGCATTTTCCAAACAGTCGCATGCCGGGCTGGGCAGACCCACCTGCCCTGTGGGAGGTCCTGAAGGGATCCTGTGATACCTGTCACAGAAGGGGTGTTCTGAGCACCACCTCCGGGGCCTGGAGGGTGCCAAGTGAGCCACAACCTATTGCAGCACGTCTGCCCTAGAGGCCCCGGGCACCCGGCCTTGGGTCCTCTGGCCTTGGGTCCTCTGCCGCTGCAGGAGGCCGGGTCCCCGCGGCTCCACTACTCATACAGCCAATGCTCCGTGCTGTCCTCCCAGCACATGAGCT
Coding sequences within:
- the MAPK8IP3 gene encoding C-Jun-amino-terminal kinase-interacting protein 3 isoform X2 — encoded protein: MMEIQMDEGGGVVVYQDDYCSGSVMSERVSGLAGSIYREFERLIHCYDEEVVKELMPLVVNVLENLDSVLSENQEHEVELELLREDNEQLLTQYEREKALRKQAEEKFIEFEDALEQEKKELQIQVEHYEFQTRQLELKAKNYADQISRLEERESEMKKEYNALHQRHTEMIQTYVEHIERSKMQQVGGNSQTESSLPGRSPRQSWRKRKERPTSLNVFPLTDGMVRAQMGGKLMPAGDHWHLSDLGQLQFSSSYQCPHDEMSESGQSSAAATPSTTGTKSNTPTSSVPSAAVTPLNESLQTLGDYGASSKNSKRAREKRHSRNMEVQVTQEMRNVSIGMGSSDEWSDVQDIIDSTPELDMGREPRLDRTGNSPTQGIVNKAFGINTDSLYHELSTAGSEVIGDVDEGADLLGEFSVRDDFFGMGKEVGNLLLENSQLLETKNALNVVKNDLIAKVDQLSGEQEVLKGDLEAARQAKLRLESRIKDLEEELRRVKSEAIIARREPKEEGEDGSSYLCTELDKIPMAQRRRFTRVEMARVLMERNQYKERLMELQEAVRWTEMIRASREHPSVQEKKKSTIWQFFSRLFSSSSSPPPAKRSYPSVNIHYKSPTTAGFSQRRSHALGQISGGSRPLEFFPDDDCTSSARREQKREQYRQVREHVRNDDGRLQACGWSLPAKYKQLSPNGGQEDTRMKNVPVPVYCRPLVEKDPTMKLWCAAGVNLSGWKPSEDHSGNGVKPAPGCDPLTCDGEVEGEAKSNHTSPEKKKAKELPETDATSSRVWILTSTLTTSKVVIIDANQPGTVVDQFTVCNAHVLCVSSIPAASDSDYPPGEIFLDSDVNPEASGADGVLAGITLVGCATRCNVPRSNCSSRGDTPVLDKGQGEVAAVANGKVNPSQSTEEATEATEVPDSGPSEAEAAGVRPGPLTEHVFTDPAPAPPPSTQPGSENGPEADSSGVQPEPEPSGDPEGTSSSAAPTMWLGAQNGWLYVHSAVANWKKCLHSIKLKDSVLSLVHVKGRVLVALADGTLAIFHRGEDGQWDLSNYHLMDLGHPHHSIRCMAVVYDRVWCGYKNKVHVIQPKTMQIEKSFDAHPRRESQVRQLAWIGDGVWVSIRLDSTLRLYHAHTHQHLQDVDIEPYVSKMLGTGKLGFSFVRITALLIAGNRLWVGTGNGVVISIPLTETVVLHRGQLLGLRANKTSPTSGEGARPGGVIHVYGDDSSDKSASSFIPYCSMAQAQLCFHGHRDAVKFFVSVPGNVLATLNGSVLDSPSESPGPAAAASDPESQKLKNVLVLSGGEGYIDFRIGDGEDDESEESAGDMSQVKPILSKAERSHIIVWQVSYSPE
- the MAPK8IP3 gene encoding C-Jun-amino-terminal kinase-interacting protein 3 isoform X4 — its product is MMEIQMDEGGGVVVYQDDYCSGSVMSERVSGLAGSIYREFERLIHCYDEEVVKELMPLVVNVLENLDSVLSENQEHEVELELLREDNEQLLTQYEREKALRKQAEEKFIEFEDALEQEKKELQIQVEHYEFQTRQLELKAKNYADQISRLEERESEMKKEYNALHQRHTEMIQTYVEHIERSKMQQVGGNSQTESSLPGRSRKERPTSLNVFPLTDGMVRAQMGGKLMPAGDHWHLSDLGQLQFSSSYQCPHDEMSESGQSSAAATPSTTGTKSNTPTSSVPSAAVTPLNESLQTLGDYGASSKNSKRAREKRHSRNMEVQVTQEMRNVSIGMGSSDEWSDVQDIIDSTPELDMGREPRLDRTGNSPTQGIVNKAFGINTDSLYHELSTAGSEVIGDVDEGADLLGEFSVRDDFFGMGKEVGNLLLENSQLLETKNALNVVKNDLIAKVDQLSGEQEVLKGDLEAARQAKLRLESRIKDLEEELRRVKSEAIIARREPKEEGEDGSSYLCTELDKIPMAQRRRFTRVEMARVLMERNQYKERLMELQEAVRWTEMIRASREHPSVQEKKKSTIWQFFSRLFSSSSSPPPAKRSYPSVNIHYKSPTTAGFSQRRSHALGQISGGSRPLEFFPDDDCTSSARREQKREQYRQVREHVRNDDGRLQACGWSLPAKYKQLSPNGGQEDTRMKNVPVPVYCRPLVEKDPTMKLWCAAGVNLSGWKPSEDHSGNGVKPAPGCDPLTCDGEVEGEAKSNHTSPEKKKAKELPETDATSSRVWILTSTLTTSKVVIIDANQPGTVVDQFTVCNAHVLCVSSIPAASDSDYPPGEIFLDSDVNPEASGADGVLAGITLVGCATRCNVPRSNCSSRGDTPVLDKGQGEVAAVANGKVNPSQSTEEATEATEVPDSGPSEAEAAGVRPGPLTEHVFTDPAPAPPPSTQPGSENGPEADSSGVQPEPEPSGDPEGTSSSAAPTMWLGAQNGWLYVHSAVANWKKCLHSIKLKDSVLSLVHVKGRVLVALADGTLAIFHRGEDGQWDLSNYHLMDLGHPHHSIRCMAVVYDRVWCGYKNKVHVIQPKTMQIEKSFDAHPRRESQVRQLAWIGDGVWVSIRLDSTLRLYHAHTHQHLQDVDIEPYVSKMLGTGKLGFSFVRITALLIAGNRLWVGTGNGVVISIPLTETVVLHRGQLLGLRANKTSPTSGEGARPGGVIHVYGDDSSDKSASSFIPYCSMAQAQLCFHGHRDAVKFFVSVPGNVLATLNGSVLDSPSESPGPAAAASDPESQKLKNVLVLSGGEGYIDFRIGDGEDDESEESAGDMSQVKPILSKAERSHIIVWQVSYSPE